From the genome of Bordetella sp. H567, one region includes:
- a CDS encoding cytochrome c gives MKGRSIAAGVLAIVVLGGVAACSIAYRSAIDPIEPPAAAAFDAGSIARGAQLAAVGDCISCHTSAGGKSYAGGAPLETPFGTLYSTNITPDPDTGIGRWSLVAFTRAMREGVSRDGHLLYPAFPYPHFTRMSDADIKDVYAYMMTRTPVKAPARDNALTFPLGFRPLIAGWNLLYLHPGPATEDASHNAEWLRGRYLVEGPGHCAACHTPMNTLGAEESGKPFAGGSIDGWDVPPLNALGHRQPAWTADQLTSYLRTGLASQHGAAAGPMEPVTRQLALVSENDVRAMAVYLLSLDGQPAGAAPPAPAAQAANPAQPAAQAVAQAQPPAQGDAQRLQRGGALFNSTCAACHAASAPMTSIGGRPSLAASSVVNADSPRNAINLVLQGIPLRGSAASHYMPSFAHTLNDQQVADILAYTRVQIAQRPAWASLDDSVAKVRKENTSK, from the coding sequence ATGAAAGGTAGATCCATCGCGGCAGGCGTGCTCGCGATCGTAGTATTGGGAGGCGTCGCCGCCTGTTCGATCGCGTACCGCAGCGCCATCGATCCCATCGAGCCGCCCGCGGCCGCGGCGTTCGACGCGGGTTCGATCGCGCGCGGCGCGCAATTGGCGGCGGTGGGCGACTGCATATCCTGTCACACCTCGGCGGGGGGCAAGTCCTATGCGGGCGGCGCGCCGCTGGAGACGCCCTTCGGCACCTTGTACAGCACCAATATCACGCCCGATCCGGACACCGGCATCGGGCGATGGTCGCTCGTCGCGTTCACCCGCGCCATGCGCGAAGGCGTCTCGCGTGACGGGCACCTGCTGTATCCGGCCTTTCCCTATCCGCATTTCACGCGGATGTCGGACGCGGACATCAAGGACGTGTACGCGTACATGATGACGCGCACGCCGGTCAAGGCGCCCGCGCGCGACAATGCGCTCACCTTCCCGCTGGGGTTCCGGCCGCTGATTGCCGGATGGAACCTGCTTTACCTGCATCCCGGGCCCGCCACGGAGGATGCCTCGCATAACGCCGAATGGCTGCGCGGGCGCTATCTGGTCGAAGGCCCCGGGCACTGCGCTGCCTGCCATACCCCCATGAACACCCTGGGCGCGGAGGAAAGCGGCAAGCCCTTCGCCGGCGGCAGCATCGACGGGTGGGATGTCCCGCCCTTGAATGCGCTGGGCCACAGGCAGCCCGCCTGGACGGCCGACCAGTTGACGTCCTACCTGCGCACGGGCCTGGCCAGCCAGCACGGCGCGGCCGCCGGCCCGATGGAGCCGGTGACCCGCCAACTGGCCCTGGTATCCGAAAACGACGTGCGTGCCATGGCGGTGTATCTGCTGTCGCTGGACGGCCAGCCAGCGGGCGCCGCGCCGCCCGCCCCAGCCGCCCAGGCCGCCAACCCGGCTCAGCCCGCTGCCCAGGCCGTCGCGCAAGCGCAGCCGCCGGCCCAGGGCGATGCGCAGCGCCTGCAACGCGGCGGCGCGCTGTTCAATTCGACCTGCGCGGCATGCCATGCGGCCTCCGCGCCCATGACGTCGATCGGCGGCCGGCCGTCGCTGGCCGCCAGTTCGGTCGTCAACGCCGACAGCCCGCGCAACGCCATCAATCTGGTCCTGCAGGGCATCCCCCTGAGGGGCTCCGCCGCTTCCCATTACATGCCTTCTTTCGCGCATACGCTGAACGACCAGCAGGTCGCCGACATCCTGGCCTATACCCGCGTGCAGATCGCGCAGCGGCCGGCCTGGGCCAGCCTGGATGACTCGGTCGCGAAGGTCCGCAAGGAGAACACGTCCAAATGA
- a CDS encoding NADP(H)-dependent aldo-keto reductase has translation MKYRKLGRTDLDVSLIGLGTMTFGEQNSEADAHQQLDYALDHGINLVDTAEMYPVPPKAETQGRTEAHIGSWIAKTGRRHDIVLASKIAGPVRDPKRPGHIREGKTFHDRKNLTAALDASLKRLRTDYLDLYQLHWPDRTTMTFGQHAYPWFKDDHTVPIAETLSVLQDFVKQGKVRHVGVSNETPWGVAQFIRHAEVDGLPRIVSIQNPYNLLNRIYEQGLSEFSHHDGVGLLAYSPLAMGMLTGKYENGARPEGSRLALFTRFTRYSSPQAEAAASEYVALARQHGLTPTQLALAFINQQPFVTSNLIGATTLEQLKENIESVNVTLDEGVIAAIDAIHRRQPNPAP, from the coding sequence TTGAAATACCGCAAACTCGGCCGTACCGATCTCGACGTCAGCCTGATCGGGCTGGGCACCATGACCTTCGGCGAACAGAACTCCGAAGCCGACGCCCACCAGCAGCTGGACTACGCGCTGGATCACGGCATCAACCTGGTCGATACCGCCGAGATGTATCCCGTGCCGCCCAAGGCGGAAACCCAAGGCCGCACGGAAGCCCATATCGGGAGCTGGATCGCCAAGACGGGCCGCCGCCACGACATCGTACTGGCCAGCAAGATCGCCGGCCCGGTGCGCGACCCCAAGCGGCCCGGGCATATCCGCGAAGGCAAGACTTTCCATGACCGCAAGAACCTGACCGCCGCCCTGGACGCAAGCCTGAAGCGCCTGCGCACGGACTACCTGGACCTGTACCAGCTGCACTGGCCCGACCGCACCACCATGACCTTCGGCCAGCACGCCTATCCATGGTTCAAGGACGACCATACCGTGCCCATCGCCGAAACGCTGTCCGTGCTGCAGGACTTCGTCAAGCAGGGCAAGGTCCGACACGTCGGCGTGTCCAATGAAACGCCCTGGGGCGTCGCGCAATTCATCCGCCACGCGGAAGTCGACGGCCTGCCGCGCATCGTCTCCATCCAGAATCCCTACAATCTGCTCAATCGCATCTACGAACAGGGCCTGTCGGAGTTCAGCCATCACGATGGCGTCGGCCTGCTGGCGTATTCACCGCTGGCCATGGGCATGTTGACAGGCAAGTATGAGAACGGCGCGCGGCCCGAGGGCTCGCGCCTGGCACTGTTCACGCGCTTCACGCGCTACAGCAGCCCGCAGGCCGAGGCAGCGGCCAGCGAATACGTGGCGCTGGCCCGTCAGCATGGCCTGACACCGACCCAGCTTGCCCTGGCCTTCATCAACCAGCAGCCCTTCGTCACCAGCAACCTGATCGGCGCGACGACGCTGGAACAGCTCAAGGAAAACATCGAGAGCGTGAACGTCACGCTGGACGAGGGCGTGATCGCCGCCATCGACGCGATACATCGCCGCCAGCCGAACCCGGCGCCGTAA
- a CDS encoding aldehyde dehydrogenase family protein → MSAIEENPDLSSRVAAALPAQRGLYYGGRWHAPLSGRQACSINPATQQELGVYAVAGPDDVDAAVRSAAAAAAGWRDTVPLERGALLRRAAAIVREHAWELALIDAADCGNPVRQMREDAEIAATQLEYFAGLVLELKGETIPTANGSLDYTLREPLGVVARIIPFNHPFMFAAGKIAAPLAAGNTVIVKPPEQAPLSSLRLFELIGQVFPPGVLNCLTGDRTTGAALAAHDDVAAVALIGSVNAGKAVMRTAADGLKKVLLELGGKNAMLVYPDADPEKAALGAVRGMNFTWCGQSCGSTSRLFLHESVHDRMLERIVTLTADLHRPGLPTDTRTTMGALVSAEQMDKSLSYIASATAEGARVAHGGRRCEDAALRAGYFMEPTILAGVTPAMRVAREEIFGPVLSVFKWSDEAALFAAVNGVDYGLTASIWTRDLATAHRAAARVQAGYVWVNGSSAHFIGAPFGGYKRSGIGREECKEELLEFTQVKNVNVTLN, encoded by the coding sequence ATGAGCGCCATCGAAGAAAACCCTGACCTGTCCAGCCGCGTGGCGGCCGCCCTGCCCGCGCAGCGCGGCCTGTACTACGGCGGCCGGTGGCATGCGCCGCTATCCGGGCGCCAGGCGTGCAGCATCAATCCCGCCACGCAGCAGGAGCTGGGCGTCTACGCCGTCGCGGGGCCGGACGATGTGGACGCGGCGGTCCGGTCCGCCGCGGCCGCGGCGGCGGGATGGCGCGACACCGTGCCGCTCGAACGCGGCGCCCTGCTGCGCCGGGCGGCCGCCATCGTGCGCGAACATGCCTGGGAGCTGGCACTGATCGATGCCGCCGATTGCGGCAATCCGGTACGCCAAATGCGCGAGGATGCCGAGATCGCCGCCACGCAGCTGGAGTACTTCGCCGGCCTGGTGCTGGAACTGAAAGGCGAAACCATCCCCACCGCGAACGGTTCGCTGGACTACACGCTGCGCGAGCCGCTAGGCGTGGTGGCGCGCATCATCCCCTTCAACCACCCTTTCATGTTCGCCGCCGGCAAGATCGCCGCGCCGCTGGCCGCGGGCAACACCGTCATCGTCAAGCCACCGGAACAGGCGCCGCTTTCCAGCCTGCGCCTGTTCGAACTGATCGGCCAGGTCTTCCCGCCGGGTGTGCTGAACTGCCTGACGGGCGACCGTACGACCGGCGCAGCACTGGCCGCGCACGACGACGTCGCGGCGGTCGCCTTGATCGGCAGCGTGAACGCGGGCAAGGCCGTGATGCGCACCGCGGCCGACGGCTTGAAGAAAGTCCTGCTGGAACTGGGCGGGAAGAACGCGATGCTGGTGTACCCCGACGCCGACCCGGAAAAGGCCGCGCTCGGTGCCGTACGCGGCATGAACTTCACCTGGTGCGGCCAATCATGCGGTTCCACCAGCCGCCTGTTCCTGCACGAATCGGTGCATGACCGCATGCTGGAACGCATCGTCACGCTGACAGCCGACCTGCATCGCCCCGGCCTGCCCACCGATACGCGTACGACCATGGGCGCGCTGGTCTCGGCCGAGCAGATGGACAAAAGCCTGTCCTATATCGCATCGGCCACCGCCGAAGGCGCCCGCGTCGCGCACGGCGGACGCCGCTGCGAAGACGCCGCGCTGCGGGCCGGCTACTTCATGGAGCCCACCATACTGGCCGGGGTCACGCCGGCGATGCGGGTGGCGCGCGAGGAAATCTTCGGCCCGGTCCTCTCGGTCTTCAAGTGGTCGGACGAAGCAGCCTTGTTCGCCGCCGTCAACGGCGTGGACTACGGACTCACCGCGTCGATCTGGACGCGCGACCTGGCCACCGCGCACCGCGCGGCAGCACGCGTCCAAGCCGGCTACGTGTGGGTCAACGGATCGTCCGCCCATTTCATCGGCGCGCCCTTCGGCGGCTACAAGCGTTCCGGCATCGGCCGCGAGGAATGCAAGGAAGAACTGCTGGAATTCACGCAGGTCAAGAACGTCAACGTCACCCTGAACTGA
- a CDS encoding thiamine pyrophosphate-binding protein — MQNDHATPRWGSDYLAALLRHIGLEYVALNPGASFRGLHDSLVNYLGDHAPRMLTVLHEEHAVAIAHGYAKVTGRPMGAILHANVGLMHASMAIFDAYCDRVPVLVFGATGPVDTARRRPWIDWLHTSKDQGALVRSFVKWDAEPASLEAARDAVLRARQIATTLPHGPAYVCFDSALQEAPCAAAPALPPLQRYNPPRRPGVADSVARDVARLLYAARRPLILAGRVSRNEEDWRRRVALAEHCGATVLTDVKVGAAFPTRHPLHGAAPGYFMGEDGLAALREADVILSLDWVDLAGTLRSACGADPVPAHVIQISLDQTLHNGYGGEHQGLTGTDTYLMCDPDEFSGQLLEAIRSLGTPRMAPPWDAHSGGARARDAYPHEATHSHATHSDARSDEAAGPDGIPLTVFARTISAHLQRNAPACLIRTNLGWPGGAHPFSHPVDYLGYDGGAGVGSGPGMSVGAALALMGGPRLPVAVLGDGDFLMGVTAFWTAVRYGIPLLVVVANNRSFFNDEVHQEKVAVVRGRPVENKSVGQRLETPEIDIAAMARAQGALAWGPVSAKNELEHALLEAVAAVRSGKVAVIDARVGREYAPAMANALTRGD, encoded by the coding sequence ATGCAAAACGATCACGCTACCCCGCGCTGGGGCAGCGACTATCTGGCCGCCCTGCTGCGCCACATCGGCCTCGAATATGTCGCCCTGAACCCGGGCGCGAGCTTTCGCGGCCTGCACGACAGCCTGGTGAACTACCTGGGCGACCATGCGCCCCGCATGCTGACCGTGCTGCATGAGGAACACGCGGTCGCCATCGCGCACGGCTATGCGAAAGTCACCGGCCGTCCGATGGGCGCGATCCTGCACGCCAACGTCGGCTTGATGCATGCCTCCATGGCCATCTTCGATGCCTATTGCGATCGCGTGCCGGTACTGGTGTTCGGCGCCACGGGGCCGGTCGACACGGCGCGGCGGCGCCCATGGATAGACTGGCTGCACACGTCCAAGGACCAGGGCGCGCTGGTGCGCTCCTTCGTCAAATGGGATGCCGAGCCGGCATCGCTGGAAGCGGCGCGCGACGCGGTACTGCGAGCCCGCCAGATCGCCACCACGCTGCCGCACGGCCCGGCCTACGTCTGCTTCGACAGCGCGCTGCAGGAGGCCCCGTGCGCCGCGGCGCCGGCCCTGCCGCCGCTGCAGCGCTACAACCCGCCGCGACGGCCGGGCGTCGCCGACAGCGTTGCGCGGGACGTCGCGAGGCTGCTGTACGCGGCGCGCCGGCCGCTGATCCTGGCGGGCCGCGTATCGCGCAACGAAGAGGATTGGCGACGCCGCGTGGCGCTGGCGGAACACTGCGGCGCGACGGTGCTGACGGATGTCAAGGTGGGCGCCGCCTTTCCGACCCGCCATCCGCTGCATGGCGCGGCGCCGGGCTACTTCATGGGCGAAGATGGCCTGGCTGCATTGCGCGAGGCGGACGTCATACTGAGCCTGGACTGGGTGGACCTGGCCGGCACGCTGCGTTCCGCGTGCGGCGCGGACCCGGTGCCGGCGCATGTCATCCAGATATCGCTGGACCAGACGCTGCACAATGGCTATGGCGGGGAACATCAAGGGCTGACGGGCACCGATACGTACCTGATGTGCGATCCGGACGAGTTCAGCGGGCAATTGCTTGAGGCCATACGGTCGCTAGGTACGCCGCGCATGGCGCCGCCGTGGGATGCGCATTCCGGCGGCGCGCGTGCGCGCGACGCGTATCCCCACGAGGCCACGCACAGCCATGCGACGCACAGCGATGCCAGGTCCGACGAGGCCGCCGGCCCCGACGGCATTCCCCTGACGGTGTTCGCCAGGACGATCAGCGCGCATCTGCAACGCAACGCGCCTGCGTGCCTGATCCGTACGAACCTGGGCTGGCCCGGCGGCGCGCATCCGTTCTCGCATCCCGTGGACTATCTGGGCTACGACGGCGGGGCCGGGGTCGGTTCCGGGCCTGGGATGTCCGTCGGCGCCGCATTGGCGCTGATGGGCGGGCCGCGATTGCCCGTCGCGGTGCTTGGCGACGGCGATTTCCTGATGGGTGTCACGGCGTTCTGGACGGCGGTGCGCTACGGCATTCCGCTGCTCGTCGTGGTGGCGAACAACCGGTCCTTCTTCAATGACGAAGTCCACCAGGAGAAGGTCGCCGTGGTGCGGGGGCGGCCGGTGGAAAACAAATCGGTCGGGCAGCGGCTGGAAACGCCCGAAATCGATATTGCGGCCATGGCGCGTGCGCAGGGTGCCTTGGCTTGGGGGCCGGTAAGCGCCAAAAATGAACTCGAACATGCGCTGCTGGAGGCCGTCGCTGCCGTGCGGTCGGGCAAGGTCGCCGTCATCGATGCACGTGTGGGGCGCGAGTATGCGCCGGCCATGGCCAATGCGTTGACACGTGGCGATTAG
- a CDS encoding citrate/2-methylcitrate synthase, protein MPRTSRKIAPPAARDEAPSQAAGTLVDARTAIERLGIKMQTLYAYVSRGWIRAVPAVGGKGNLYYVEDLEALGARGRGRSTAGASGERMIRWGGNAVMQTSITAIGPDGPRYRGKPAADLVRSHRSFEECTELLWNGVLPDAAVVWQPARPGAGFQALAEGITQVASRNHSRRLLSVAVEAYAASLGRNPELTLGAPTLAARQLTQAMAAATGLLAARPTYVLNDAPQSIAAVLADKLDIRPTSSHLRILDAALILSADNELAPATFAARIAASAGADLFSCVTTALGAFEGMLTGLGCEQAEAALAQSRTADAYLDHLKGMLARKSPVPGYGHPLYPDGDPRATLLLELAREINPMPMRGKIALKCVERAHEELGLKANLPMALAVLCAVLAAPAGTPGALMSVGRAAGWVAHALEQRLAGFLVRPRARYIGPS, encoded by the coding sequence ATGCCACGTACAAGCAGGAAAATCGCCCCGCCGGCCGCGCGTGACGAAGCGCCCAGCCAGGCCGCCGGCACGCTGGTCGACGCCCGCACCGCCATCGAACGCCTGGGCATCAAGATGCAAACCCTGTACGCCTACGTCAGCCGCGGCTGGATACGCGCGGTGCCCGCGGTGGGCGGCAAGGGCAATCTGTACTACGTGGAAGACCTGGAGGCCTTGGGCGCGCGCGGCCGCGGCAGATCGACGGCGGGCGCCAGCGGCGAGCGCATGATCCGCTGGGGCGGCAATGCCGTGATGCAGACATCCATCACCGCCATCGGGCCGGACGGTCCGCGCTATCGCGGCAAGCCGGCGGCGGACCTGGTGCGCAGCCATCGTTCCTTCGAGGAGTGCACGGAGCTCTTGTGGAACGGCGTGCTGCCCGATGCGGCGGTGGTCTGGCAGCCGGCCAGGCCGGGAGCCGGTTTCCAGGCGCTGGCCGAAGGCATTACCCAGGTCGCGTCGCGCAACCATTCGCGCCGGCTGCTGTCGGTGGCCGTGGAAGCCTATGCGGCCAGCCTGGGGCGTAATCCTGAGCTGACCTTGGGTGCGCCAACGCTGGCGGCACGGCAACTGACGCAGGCCATGGCGGCGGCGACGGGGCTGTTGGCCGCCAGGCCCACCTACGTGCTGAACGACGCGCCGCAGTCGATCGCCGCGGTGCTGGCCGACAAGCTGGATATCCGGCCGACGTCTTCCCATCTGCGCATTCTGGATGCGGCACTGATCCTGAGCGCGGATAACGAACTGGCACCGGCCACCTTTGCTGCCCGCATCGCGGCTTCCGCCGGTGCCGATCTATTCTCCTGCGTGACCACGGCGCTCGGGGCGTTCGAGGGCATGCTGACAGGGCTGGGATGCGAACAGGCGGAGGCGGCCTTGGCGCAGTCCAGGACGGCGGATGCGTACCTGGATCATCTCAAGGGAATGCTGGCCCGCAAGAGCCCGGTGCCCGGCTATGGGCATCCGCTCTATCCCGATGGCGATCCCCGTGCCACGCTGCTGCTGGAACTGGCTCGCGAAATCAACCCCATGCCGATGCGGGGCAAGATCGCGCTGAAATGCGTGGAGCGCGCGCATGAAGAGCTGGGGTTGAAGGCCAACCTGCCCATGGCGTTGGCGGTGCTGTGCGCCGTGTTGGCCGCGCCGGCAGGCACGCCGGGGGCGCTCATGTCCGTCGGCCGCGCGGCGGGGTGGGTGGCGCATGCCCTGGAGCAGCGATTGGCGGGGTTCCTCGTCCGGCCTCGGGCTCGCTACATCGGCCCGTCCTGA
- a CDS encoding Bug family tripartite tricarboxylate transporter substrate binding protein, with amino-acid sequence MFHRHALAPKRGRGSATPGPMSVSKLARKSAPKLAPMLAAMLALTLALAGACRAAYPEHPVTLVSAFPPGGSTDVIGRMLSPKLGEIFKQTFIVENRAGASGNIASEYVVRSAPNGEVILIGNNTMTVNAALGVKQNFDLQKDLTPIAAIAETPVALAVNSKLPVHTVQELIAYGKAHPGTLSFSSCGTGTAQHFAGVEFAHRAGIDMVHVPYKGCAPALSDGLGGQVPVMFNAISNISPQLKSGKIRLLAVATRHRVPFHPDVPAIAEMPGFQDYDFAVWLGFFVTARTPQPIVDKLRTEILALARQKETREALTQRLFVPLDMDGPQLKQQIAEELVKWKKLADEYHITID; translated from the coding sequence ATGTTCCACCGCCATGCACTTGCGCCCAAGCGCGGCCGCGGGAGCGCCACGCCAGGCCCGATGTCGGTCTCGAAGTTGGCCCGGAAGTCGGCCCCGAAGTTGGCGCCGATGTTGGCCGCGATGCTCGCCCTGACACTGGCCCTGGCCGGCGCCTGCCGCGCCGCTTATCCCGAGCATCCCGTTACGCTGGTATCCGCCTTTCCGCCGGGCGGCAGCACGGACGTGATCGGCCGCATGCTGTCGCCCAAGCTGGGCGAGATCTTCAAGCAGACCTTCATCGTCGAAAATCGCGCCGGGGCGTCCGGCAACATCGCCAGCGAGTATGTGGTGCGTTCGGCACCCAATGGCGAGGTCATCCTGATCGGCAACAACACCATGACGGTGAACGCCGCACTGGGCGTCAAGCAGAACTTCGACTTGCAAAAGGACTTGACCCCCATCGCCGCCATCGCGGAAACGCCCGTGGCCCTGGCCGTCAACAGCAAGCTGCCGGTCCATACGGTGCAGGAACTGATCGCCTACGGCAAGGCGCATCCCGGTACGCTCAGTTTTTCGTCCTGCGGGACCGGCACCGCCCAGCATTTCGCGGGCGTCGAATTCGCGCATCGCGCGGGCATCGACATGGTCCACGTCCCGTACAAGGGCTGCGCCCCGGCGCTTAGCGACGGCCTGGGCGGGCAGGTGCCGGTGATGTTCAACGCCATCTCGAACATCAGCCCGCAGCTCAAGAGCGGCAAGATCCGCCTGCTGGCGGTGGCGACCAGGCATCGCGTTCCCTTCCATCCCGACGTACCGGCCATCGCCGAAATGCCCGGCTTCCAGGACTACGACTTCGCCGTGTGGCTGGGATTCTTCGTCACCGCCCGGACGCCGCAGCCCATCGTCGACAAACTGCGCACGGAAATCCTGGCGCTGGCACGCCAAAAAGAAACGCGCGAGGCCCTGACGCAGCGACTGTTCGTGCCGCTGGACATGGACGGACCGCAACTGAAGCAGCAGATCGCCGAAGAGCTCGTGAAGTGGAAGAAGCTCGCGGACGAATACCACATCACGATCGACTGA
- a CDS encoding ornithine cyclodeaminase family protein, whose product MNAEPVWITESQVTALLTLAEAIPALESGLRLQAEGKAESMPKTMLQFGRNNLHALGARLGDHVGTKTWAHTEGGTCPLLLLWNADDGQLAAVIEAFALGNLRTGGTTGLATDWLARKDAGVLAMAGTGKQAMSQVAAVLAVRDIREVRVYSPTAARREEFAARIADEFGGRALRARACGSMAAACDGADVVTLATRAREPFLDAGMLRAGSHVNAIGAIAPDREEFHQDVFDRAAVVAVDDLSSARALSREFRTRYGDDWSAVQTLSERILRQERRPADADTTLFKAMGMGISDLALGTEILRRARQQGVGRSMPAPVKSKPRFFAAPPAPRAG is encoded by the coding sequence ATGAACGCAGAACCCGTCTGGATCACCGAATCGCAGGTCACCGCGCTGCTGACGCTGGCCGAGGCGATACCCGCGCTGGAAAGCGGCCTGCGGCTGCAGGCCGAGGGCAAGGCGGAAAGCATGCCCAAGACCATGCTGCAGTTCGGCCGCAACAACCTGCACGCGCTGGGCGCCCGGCTGGGCGACCATGTCGGCACCAAGACCTGGGCGCATACGGAAGGCGGTACCTGCCCGCTGCTGCTGTTGTGGAATGCCGACGACGGCCAGCTGGCCGCCGTGATCGAAGCTTTCGCGCTGGGCAACCTGCGCACGGGGGGCACCACCGGGCTGGCCACGGACTGGCTGGCACGCAAGGATGCGGGTGTCCTGGCAATGGCGGGCACCGGCAAGCAGGCCATGTCCCAAGTGGCCGCGGTACTGGCGGTGCGCGATATCCGCGAGGTGCGCGTCTATAGCCCCACCGCCGCCAGGCGCGAGGAATTCGCCGCGCGCATTGCCGACGAATTCGGCGGCCGCGCGCTGCGTGCGCGAGCCTGCGGCAGCATGGCCGCCGCCTGCGATGGCGCGGACGTCGTCACGCTGGCGACGCGGGCGCGCGAGCCCTTCCTGGATGCGGGCATGCTGCGCGCCGGCAGCCACGTGAACGCCATCGGCGCCATCGCCCCGGACCGCGAGGAATTCCACCAGGATGTATTCGATCGCGCTGCCGTGGTGGCGGTCGACGACCTGTCCAGCGCGCGTGCGTTGTCGCGCGAATTCCGCACCCGCTACGGCGACGACTGGAGCGCCGTCCAGACGCTGTCCGAGCGGATCCTGCGCCAGGAGCGCCGGCCCGCGGACGCGGACACGACGCTGTTCAAGGCCATGGGCATGGGCATATCCGACCTCGCCCTGGGCACGGAGATCCTGCGCCGCGCCCGGCAGCAGGGCGTGGGCCGTTCCATGCCCGCGCCGGTCAAGAGCAAACCCAGGTTCTTCGCGGCGCCGCCGGCGCCGCGGGCGGGCTGA
- a CDS encoding cupin domain-containing protein translates to MSEYHRDFARVNGSFIDCAGQPPASRNTQWAPIVVTKEEIDAEVERLASSPLPACGRRESLIVHPSARDFAPGMAPGIQVRLSVLKPGERTEPFRHNATEVNFCIGGQGVTEVGGQRIAFKQYDVWNHPSYTHYSHYNDGKDLQVRLTYSNVPLLQFMDIYVTDVSAPADTQAAAPAQAPDDDPRRRNPYGMFPITDDGGLLMPYETLINPTAVESRPLHFAWDKVKPQLDKLEALGKEYIGRRLYMYYNPATGRFNGITPNFFATMTIRPPKIIDRPHRHVSAAINYYFSGSGYSSVAGNRYEWKAGDLMLSAPGWAVHNHASYDDYVYELTVQDQPLNIYMESLLWQEDLHHPAVVLGKQEGFMTNRKAA, encoded by the coding sequence ATGAGCGAATACCACCGCGACTTTGCCCGCGTCAACGGCAGTTTCATCGACTGTGCCGGGCAGCCGCCGGCCTCGCGCAACACCCAATGGGCGCCTATCGTCGTGACGAAGGAAGAAATCGACGCCGAGGTCGAACGCCTGGCGTCCTCGCCGCTGCCTGCCTGCGGCCGGCGTGAATCCCTGATCGTGCACCCGTCGGCGCGCGATTTCGCGCCGGGCATGGCGCCGGGCATCCAGGTGCGCCTGTCGGTGCTCAAGCCTGGCGAACGCACCGAACCCTTCCGCCACAACGCCACCGAGGTCAACTTCTGCATCGGCGGCCAGGGGGTGACGGAAGTCGGCGGCCAGCGCATCGCGTTCAAGCAGTACGACGTGTGGAATCATCCCAGCTATACGCACTACAGCCACTACAACGACGGCAAGGACCTGCAGGTCCGGCTGACCTATTCCAACGTTCCGCTGCTGCAGTTCATGGACATCTACGTCACCGACGTGTCGGCGCCCGCGGATACCCAGGCGGCCGCGCCGGCCCAGGCGCCGGACGACGACCCGCGCCGCCGCAATCCCTACGGCATGTTCCCGATCACGGATGACGGCGGGCTGCTGATGCCCTACGAAACCCTGATCAATCCCACGGCCGTCGAATCCCGGCCCTTGCACTTCGCCTGGGACAAGGTCAAGCCGCAGCTGGACAAGCTGGAGGCGCTGGGCAAGGAATACATCGGCCGGCGCCTGTACATGTACTACAACCCCGCGACCGGCCGCTTCAACGGCATCACGCCCAACTTCTTCGCCACCATGACGATCCGGCCGCCCAAGATCATCGACCGCCCGCACCGCCACGTTTCGGCGGCGATCAACTATTACTTCTCCGGCAGCGGCTACAGCAGCGTGGCCGGCAACCGCTATGAATGGAAGGCCGGCGACCTGATGCTGTCGGCGCCCGGATGGGCGGTCCACAATCATGCCTCCTACGACGACTACGTGTACGAGCTGACGGTACAGGACCAGCCGCTGAACATCTATATGGAATCGCTGCTGTGGCAGGAAGACCTGCACCACCCCGCCGTGGTGCTGGGCAAGCAGGAAGGGTTCATGACCAATCGCAAGGCCGCCTGA